Part of the Amycolatopsis sp. 195334CR genome is shown below.
GGGTGGTGCACACCACGGAGGTCGCGCTGCCGGGGCCGCGGCTGCCGCACGACATGGCGATCACCGCGAACTACGCGGTGCTGATGGATCTGCCGCTCCTGCAGGACGCCGAGGCGGCGCGGCACGGTCGGCACAAGCTCGTCTTCGACCGGTCGCTGCCCGCGCGGTTCGGCGTTCTGCCGCGGTACGGCACCGGTGATCAGGTGCGCTGGTTCGAGGCTTCGCCCTGCTACATCTACCACGTGGTGAACTCGTGGGAGGCGGGCGAGGAGATCGTGCTCGACGTCTGCCGGGTGAGCAGGCCGCAGCCGCGCGCCGACGCGCGCACCCCGCTGGCGAAGATGCTGTCCTACCTGCGCCTCGACGCGCAGTTGCACCGCTACCGGTTCAACCTGCGCACCGGCGCGGTCAGCGAATCGCCGATGGACGACGCGAACACGGAGTTCCCCAGCGTGGACTCGCGCAAGGTGGGCAGGCTGAGCCGGTTCGCCTACCACGTGAGCATTTCGCCGGAGTCGACGCTGCTGTTCGACGGCCTGGTCCGCTACGACAACGCGACCGGGGTGAAGGCGGAGCACCGGTTCGGGCCGGGGCGCTGGGGTAGTGAGGCGCCGTTCGCCCCGCGCGACGGCGCCACCGTGGAGGGCGACGGCTACCTGGTCACCTTCGTGCAGGACGAACGCGAGGGAGTGTCCGAATTGGACATCTTCGACGCGGGTGATCTGGCCGCCGGGCCGGTGGCGCGAGTGCTGCTGCCGCAACGGGTTCCGCTGGGTTTCCACGCCACCTGGGTGCGGGCTGATCAACTCGGTTTCAACTGAGGGGAACCGTGGTGGCGGACGCGGCGTCGATATTGGTGCACATCGCGCTGACGCGGGTGTGCGACCGGTCGACGACGCGGCGTCCGCGATCCGGCACGTTCTCACCCGGGGGGAGAGCGATCCGGAGGGCGCCGCGCCGTTGCGGGCGGTGAGCGAGCAACCGCAGACCGAAACAGCTTGTTGATACTCGCCCAATCCGGCATGATCCACTTGACGATTACCGGGCGATCGTGATTGGACAGGCATCGGAAGATGATCACCGAATGTCTCGCTGAACAGGCAAAACAACAACATTTGGCACTCTGTCAAGCATGGTCATCCAATGAGCATTAAGCTTCCTGGAATGGCTGGAGCCCCAGAGAGTCCTTCGCCGCTGCCGGGCCAGCAGCGGCCCCGGTCCCGGTTCGCGGCCGGCCTGCCCGCGGTGACCGCGGAGCGGATCGTCGACGCGGCGCTGCGGTTGACCGTGGAACGCGGCCTCGACAGCTGGACCCTGCGGCAGCTGGCCTCGGCGGTGGAGGCCTACCCCGCCGTCATCTACCACCACGTCGGGGACCGGGAGTCCGTGGTGCGTGCGGTGATCGAGCGGGTGGGCGAGGAGATCCCGCTGCCCGACGCGAACCTGCACTGGCGGGACTTCTACTGGCAGCTGCTCGCGGACCTGCGGGTGGTGCTGCGGCGTTATCCGGGCGTGGCCAGGCGGTTCTCGCTGTACGGGCCGCTGATCCCGTCGATCAAGCCGCTGATCGACCGCGGGGTGCGGGTGCTGCAGCGCGACGGGTTCGGCGAGGAGAGCGTGACCGCGTACAACCTCCTGCTCGGCACGGCCGCCGCGCTGGTGTCCAAGGAGGACGACCACCTGGCGCAGCCGCTGATCAAGCCGGACAGCCCCGAGGTCTACGCCGAAGCGCGCGACCGGGAGGACCTGCCGGGCCTGGCGGCGCTCGGGCGGAACGTCTACGAGCGCGTGAAGGACCCGGAGCGGCTGGCCGCGCACTTCACCGAGTTCTACGAATATTCGGTCCAGATCGCCATCGACGGCTTGGAGCGGCGGCTGACGCGGATCCACCCGTAGGGTCGGCTCTGTTTGCGCGGCCCGGCCGGGTGGCGGGGCTTGGCCGGTCCGGTCGCCTGGCTCGGCCGGATGGCGCTGCTTGGCCCGGCGGCGGTCGGGTGGCCTGGCTCGGCCGGATGGCGCTGCTTGGCCTGGCGGCGTGGCTTGGCCGGTCCGGCCTGGCTCGGGCGTGGCTTGACCGGTCGGCTCGGTCGGGTCAGCCGCCGGGGCGTTCGTCGCGGTAGGGGCCGCGGTCCTCGCGGGGAAAGTAGCTGTCGGGCGGGCCGGCGCGGTGGCGGCCGGGGCCGTCGCCGAACTCGCGGGCGATGCCGGGCCTGCCGTCGCGGGGACCGTCGTGGCTGAACGCGGCGATCATGCCGACCACGCCGCCGCCGACCAGTACGCCGGCCAGGCCGACCGCGACCAGCCCGGTCGCGCGGTGCCGGACGAACCGGCCGAACTTGCCGGGCGGTGCCTTGGTCGGCGCCCACCCCGGCGGCGGACCTTGATGCGCGGTGGCGGGTCCGGCTTGGTGAGCAGAGGTCTGCTGCTCGCCTCCGGACTGCGCGGGTCCCGGCTGCTGCATGGCGGCGGTCTGAGCCGCGGTCGGTTGCTCGGCGCCGGGCTGAGGCGCGGCGGGTGGCGGGGCTCCGGCGCCTGACCGCGCGGCGGACTCCGCCCCGGGCTGGGGAGGCGGGCTCGGCTGCTCGACTGTGGGCTGCTCCGCCCCCGGCTGGACAGCGCCTGGCTGGTCAGCGCCGGCCTGGTCGGCCCCTGTCTGGGCAGCGCCTGGCTGGTCGGCGCCCGCGGGCTGGTTCTTTTCGGTCATCGTGGCTCCCGTGGTGGTCGGCGGGTCCTCCCGCCGCCTCCGAGCATGGCGCTGCTTCCTGTGGCGCCCCTGATGCGGACCTGTTCATCAGCTGTGTGCGGATACTTGCAACCACCTGTCCCATAATTGCGGGCATGAAACGTCGGATCGCGGAAGTCGCGAAGCAGGTGGGGGTCAGCGAGGCCACGGTGAGCCGGGTCCTCAACGGCAGGCCGGGGGTCGCCGAGAGCACGAGGACCGCCGTGCTCACCGCGCTCGACGTGCTCGGGTACGAACGCCCGACCCAGCTGCGCGGCGAACGAGCCCGCCTGGTCGGGCTGGTCCTCCCCGAACTGCAGAACCCCATCTTCCCCGCCCTCGCCGAGGTGATGGGCAATGCGCTCGCCCAGCAGGGCTTCACCCCGGTCCTCTGCACCCGCACCGCCGGCGGCGTCTCCGAGGCCGACTACGTCGACCTCCTCCTCCAGCAGCAGGTCTCCGGCGTCGCCTTCGCGGGCGGCCAGTACGCCCAGGCCGACGCCGTGCACACCCACTACCACCGGCTCGTCGAACGCGGCCTGCCCACCATCCTGCTCAACGCCGCCGTCGGCGAGCTCGGCATGCCGCAGGTCTCCTGCGACGACGCGATGGCGGTCGAGCAAGCCATCGGCCACATGCTCTCGCTCGGCCACGAGCGCATCGGCCTGCTGCTCGGCCCGGCCGACCACATGCCCTCCCGCCGCAAGCTCGAGGCCTTCCACGCCTGCCTGGACGCCGCGGGCCTCGACGTCGACCCCGAGGCCGTCGCGCACGGCATGTTCTCGCTGGAAGGCGGCCACGCCGGCGCCGTCCGGCTGCTCAACCGCGGGGTCACCGCCATCCTCTGCGCCAGCGACCCGCTCGCCCTCGGCGCCATCCGCGCGGCCCGGCGCCACGGGCTGGCCGTGCCCGACGACATCTCCGTGGTCGGCTACGACGACTCCGCGCTGATGCAGTGCGTCGACCCGCCGCTGACCACGATCCGCCAGCCGATCGAGGCGATGGGCCGCGCGGTGGTCGAGCTGCTGGTCAAGAAGATCAACGGCGGCCAGGTACCCGCCGAGGAACTGCTGTTCGCGCCCGAACTGGTGGTCCGCAGCTCGACCGGGAGGGTGCCGCACTGATCACCCGGCGTAAGGCTGTCTCATAATTCCAAAACTCTGTCAGCTTCTTGCGGAACACGGCTTCACACTTTAGAGTGACTGCCGTCACAAGAGGCCGGCCGAGAAGAGGCGTCCATGAAGAGTCCGCGCTCCCGCAGAGTCCTGGTTTCCCTGGCCGCGATCGGGCTGGTGGCCACCGTGCCCGCCTGCTCGGGCGGTTCGGGGGAGGAGCGCTCGGGCGACGGCAGGCTCAAGGTCTCGATCAACGGCCAGCCGCCGCAGACGCAGGCCTTCGAGCGGATGATCTTCGACCAGGACGTGGCCGAGTTCGAGGCCGCCCACCCGGACATCGACCTCGAACCGCACGAGGGCTTCATGGAGGTCGAGTCCTTCTCCGCGAAGCTGGCCGGCGGGCAGCTGGAGGACGTCTACTACGTCTACTTCACCGACCCCGCGCAGATCATCGCCCGCCGCCAGGCCGCCGACATCACCGACGCGGTCAAGGACCTGCCGCACGTCGACCAGCTCCAGCCGCAGCTGCTGGACGTCTTCCGCGGCGAGGGCGGCAAGCTCTACGGCCTGCCGACCGCGAACTACTCGATGGGCCTGGTCTACAGCC
Proteins encoded:
- a CDS encoding TetR/AcrR family transcriptional regulator, which codes for MAGAPESPSPLPGQQRPRSRFAAGLPAVTAERIVDAALRLTVERGLDSWTLRQLASAVEAYPAVIYHHVGDRESVVRAVIERVGEEIPLPDANLHWRDFYWQLLADLRVVLRRYPGVARRFSLYGPLIPSIKPLIDRGVRVLQRDGFGEESVTAYNLLLGTAAALVSKEDDHLAQPLIKPDSPEVYAEARDREDLPGLAALGRNVYERVKDPERLAAHFTEFYEYSVQIAIDGLERRLTRIHP
- a CDS encoding LacI family DNA-binding transcriptional regulator — protein: MKRRIAEVAKQVGVSEATVSRVLNGRPGVAESTRTAVLTALDVLGYERPTQLRGERARLVGLVLPELQNPIFPALAEVMGNALAQQGFTPVLCTRTAGGVSEADYVDLLLQQQVSGVAFAGGQYAQADAVHTHYHRLVERGLPTILLNAAVGELGMPQVSCDDAMAVEQAIGHMLSLGHERIGLLLGPADHMPSRRKLEAFHACLDAAGLDVDPEAVAHGMFSLEGGHAGAVRLLNRGVTAILCASDPLALGAIRAARRHGLAVPDDISVVGYDDSALMQCVDPPLTTIRQPIEAMGRAVVELLVKKINGGQVPAEELLFAPELVVRSSTGRVPH
- a CDS encoding carotenoid oxygenase family protein gives rise to the protein MTSSHDQPVIVAGTDEPNPYLLGVYAPVTTEIDSGDLQVIGRIPPDLNGVYLRNGPNPRYRPEGRYHWFDGDGMVHAVHLENGRARYRNRWIRTKAFAAESEAGRALWTGVMESPKGNPFGNHHGLGLKDAANTDVIFHRGKVLTTWYLCGSPYGIDPLSLETLGAEDFLGTLVGDMMAHPKVDERTGELFWFDYGPTPPYLRYGVVSADGRVVHTTEVALPGPRLPHDMAITANYAVLMDLPLLQDAEAARHGRHKLVFDRSLPARFGVLPRYGTGDQVRWFEASPCYIYHVVNSWEAGEEIVLDVCRVSRPQPRADARTPLAKMLSYLRLDAQLHRYRFNLRTGAVSESPMDDANTEFPSVDSRKVGRLSRFAYHVSISPESTLLFDGLVRYDNATGVKAEHRFGPGRWGSEAPFAPRDGATVEGDGYLVTFVQDEREGVSELDIFDAGDLAAGPVARVLLPQRVPLGFHATWVRADQLGFN